A window of Pyrus communis chromosome 3, drPyrComm1.1, whole genome shotgun sequence genomic DNA:
TGTCTTTTCAACCAAGATGAACGCCACATGCAGGTTCTCTAAGCAGAGATTGGGTTTCACAAATTTGGTGACCTAATCATCTTTTTACTTGTACTTGCATATATAAACAATCAAGAAACATTACAGGAACTTGTAATTAGGAATTAGGCAACAATATATCGAGGCAATCATGAACCAAGAAATCAAAATAGTCATAAATAAATGCctcaaaataataaatgaaaCCATCATTAACCAAGGCAGCCATGACGTAGGGAATTAGATGTTGTCATGAATGAAGGCAACAATCACCGATGCTAACATTAGGGGCTAGGTTAAGGCAATTTTCTTCCCCGTACAGCAAATATTCCCAGTTAATGATATAGGTATAAATGTTAAGATAATAAAGTTCGAATCCAAGTAGACTAaccttgctctgataccaaatgtagGAACTATAAATGGTTAGTCTTCAACAAGGATCACAAACAACATATCTTACATATAACATTACAAGAGTTGGCATTAAAAAGAGATCGACCATACCTGAGAACCCATCTGCCCAGCAACAAAGACAGCATCAACACCAACTGAAAAACCTGGGTTGGCATTAAAAAGAGATCGACCATACCTGAGAACCCATCTTACACATATCATGATAAGGATACCTAAACGTGGGTTCAAACCAATTAGGAGTCATGGCCATGTCAATAACTGATCTCCTAGAATTAAGGGATATGGGACGTGATAAGGATGCTTACATTGCTCCACGTCAAAAGAAACTGATTGCTGCAGTTCATAGCAGTTGCTATCCAATCATCTTGATAGATGGAAGTTGGAGAAGTTCAGTTCGATATAACAAAGGATTCCCTGCTCACAAAGAACACGTTCTGTAATCAGGGTTCTATCACCATTGGAACATAAGGTCTTAAGTGAGTAGAAGAATTCTTATGTGTTACCAGTAAACACACCCTGTACCAGGTTTTTCAGTTGGTGTTGATGCTGTCTTTGTTGCTGGGCAGATGGGTTCTCAGGTATGGTCGATCTCTTTTTAATGCCAACTCTTGTAATGTTATATGTAAGATATGTTGTTTGTGATCCTTGTTGAAGACTAACCATTTATAGTTCCTACAAATTCATCGTTTACTTTGATCATAAACATGTTTTGCGAGAAGGGTCTTGTAGGTCGAGCGTCGTGGTGTTTTGAAAAGATGATTTGGATGGGTGTGAGGCCGAATTTACGATGATTAATGGGTTGTGCAATGGAGGAAATGGTGAGGAAAGGTTGGAAGCCTAATGTGTATACACACACAGCATTGATTGATGGGCTCTGCAAGAAAGGTTGGACTGAAAGGGCGTTTAGACTGTTTCTTAAGCTGGTCCAGAGCGATAATCACAAGCCAAACGTGCATACGTATACTGCTATGATCAGTGGATATTGCCGTGAGGACAAAATGAGCTTCGCAGAGATGTTGTTGAGCAGGATGAAAGAACAAGGATTAGTTCCTAACACCAATACATATACTACTCTCATTTCGGGGAATTGTAGAGCTGGGAACTTTGAAAGAGCATATGAGCTCATGGATATAATGGCTAAAGAAGGATTCCCTCCTAATATCTGTACATACAATGCAGTAATTGACAGTCTCTGTAAAAAGGGGAGGGTTGAAGAAGCAAATCAACTGATTAGGAGAGGCTTTCGCCGAGGATTGGCAGCTGATGGGATCACGTATACCATTTTCATATCCGAGCACTGCAAACGGGCTGATATTAATAGGGCCCTGGTGTTTTTTACTTAGATGGTGAAGGTTGGATTGCAGTCGGACATACATTTGTGTACAACTTTGATTGCTGCCTTCTGCaggcaaaagaaaatgaaagaaagtgAGAAACTTTTGAGTTTGCTGTGAGGGCTGGCTTGATTCTCACCAAGGAAACCTATACATCCATGATTTGTGGCCATTGTCGGGATGGAAACATTGCTTCAGCTGTTACGTATTTCCAAAGGATGGGCGACCATGGTTGTGCACCGGATAGTATTACTTACGGTGCTCTGATGAGCGGGCCTTGCAATGATGAGACATTGGAAGAGGCTCGTAGGTTATATGATACCATGATGGACAAAGGGCTGTCGCCTTGTGAAGTCTCTAGGTTGACATTAGCGTACAAGTACTGCATGAAAGATGACTCTGCCGCTGCCATGGTTATGTTGGAAAGGCTAGAAAAGAAGCTCTGGATCCGCACAGTGAATACATTGGTCAGGAAGCTTTGTAGTGAGAAGAAAGTAGGGATAGCAGCATTGTTCTTTCATAAATTAGTGGACAAGGACCAGAACGTGGATCGCGTGACATTGGCAGCATTTATGACCGCATGCTATGAGAGCAACAAGTATGCTCTTGTTTCGGATTTGACTGGGAGGATTACTAAAGGAATTGGGTTGCAGCTGAAATATACGAAAAAATTGGCTCGACTTACTGGCTACCAAAATCTGGTGTTCTTCAGAAGTTGAACTGCTGCAGCAGGTCTCCCTTGTAAGAGTAAACAAGTATTCAATATAACCACCAGGAACACAAGGATTGATCAAGTAAATCACAAATCTTGAACTATGTAAACAAGAAGCAAATAAGATACAAAACATGTTGATCGAAGCATACCTGGAGACATGTTTGTGGATGTAGAGGCCATATGTAATCCGCACACAACCTTCTTCTCTCTGCAAAGCACAATACTCTCCAACTTATAGGCTATTGGAACAATATGAGCGATACCTTTGTGAGAGCAGGGATTGTGATTTTATACTACAAGTTCCGGACTACCTATAACAATCCTACAAGGAATATGAAACTAAATCCTTGTATAATCATGAGTACTAAACTCATGTCCCAAAACAGAGCTCTAATCCAAAACCAAATAGGATTCGCTCTCATAAACATATTGAGACTTCTTTACGTTAATCCACAATAACTTAACCGTGTGAAAACATACTCACATTCCTACATCCCTTTCATCGGTGATGGCACTGTAGCCGTCTCCATTTGTAACTGAAAGGGTCGAAGCGCAACCAGCATGCTAAGCCGCTGATTCTTCTTGCTTGTGCTTTGAGGTGCTCTGCAACTCAAAACTGCAATTGATATCGACTACTCTTCTCCTAATGACAGAGACAGGTTTTCTAAATTGTTTGTGTACACTGCAGCTTGCATACCAAACTGGATGTTTGTTATACACTTAAATATGATCAATTAGGGCCTTCAATTTTCAAAACAAGTTgtaattactttagtctaaagtaaGGTTTTCAAATGCGATGTTCAAATGGACattgttcaaatttttgtttgtgcAAATATTTTTGAAGCCCAAgtgattcaaatttcaaatttatgtgTAAATTGATAAGTGTGGGTGTAGACACCCAATATGGCTTTTACATGGTGTTGCTATCTGGTTTTTGACAGAATTATATTGGGGACTGTGCAAATTTTGGTTTAGCTGCAGATTAAGCAAGATCAAAAGGTTATAAATTAGAggtataatttaatttttatatgggaagcgacacttcaaaaatctcattctacactcctcgtaagtgtatttttctttcctaatatagaaagtttggagtgtagaatgagatttttgaagtgctaataacaattccctttttatATTTGATGCATTGTTAGATTAATGAATATAGTAGGAACATTGACTTGACGTATGTGTTTTCGTTCATTTTTTAGAATGGAAAACTGAATTTTGTGTGCTTATAAGTGTGTATATACTCGGTACTTATTTTAATTACAATGGAAGTGATTGAAAATTATCGAGAATTAGTACAAGTTTACACACCAAAAGAAATATTTCGAAAATAGCATTATTTAGTAGTAAGGAAAATTAGGGCAAACACCAACTTGAGCAGTTGTCGatgcttgttttgttttggttttgatcCACATCGAATATTTCATTCATTTAATTGGAAATGTTTCCTTTAACACGTAATTAGGTTAATTTCATCTTACGAAGTCACTTTCGGGTTTATTATGAATGCGAAATGAGgtattttgattaaattttaattgcaCTCCTTGCAGTGGTTGACTAAGAGAAACAAAAGAGCGCTCTATGAAGCTCTTGAGAATATACTATTAAGGCTCCCATCTTCGCTTCTTACAGTAGGACAAGACCACGTTTCAAATATGTGCACATAGAAGGATGTTGAAGCAACTTGGCATCCATACAATAATAAGCAAGCTGTCAAATCACACAAGGGCAAACATAATGGACCTTTGTCTGCCCTTTCCATCTTATACATTTCTCATCTTCTCCTATTTCTGTGATTATGGTTAAgctatgtcaacattttatattaatttttttataaaaataataaaacaaaaaataatgagaatataaaatattgacgtaacttaaccgtgaccacttCCGCATAATGGGGGTGGGGGCCGATTTGAGCTGCTGGATATGACAAATGTGCAACCAAGGTGCACTGAATTGTCCATGCATTTAGTTTTATAAAATATGACAAATTGATATACAtgttttctctgttttttgACCTATACGAATGAAATTAAATGTGATTTTGCAAGGTGCTTTGATTGCTGCCAATTTGATTAGGAAAAGCAATTTACACTGTTGTCTTGCATATGATCTTAAATGTTAACTTCGTAACTACGAATGTGCTATATTTACTGTTAACGTGATTCTTAAATCATCTGTGTTAATTGTACAATGTCTTTTCATGTCAGCGaagttgaatgtatataaaagcCAAGTTGCTTATCTTACCAACTTCATTCACTCATCTATCCCTGTGTTCATTCATGATTGTGTTGAATTTATTTAGGTTAAATATGTCTTATTCATGCGGTTGAGGTTAATACATTCAATTCTCGCAGCAAAGCGTAGACATATTTTCTAGTTAATTAGAAAAGTCATCCAaactttttcgttaaaaatttcCTTGCACAATCCAATGTAAGTCTATGGCTTATGTTACTTTTATGGGCCAAacctattatattatatatcttTCAAGGTCTTTATAGGTCATTTTACAAATggataaatttataattaaaaattttattaaaaagtgGGTGAAGACATGAGATACTGGGGTTAAGAATAGCTCTAATTTAAAATGAGTTACTCAACTTTGAGAGGGCTCCGACTCGAACTCCAACATTACAAACTTCAAAAATACAATTTTCATGACACGAGTACACTATCATGTAATATCTCGTATCAATAAAACAATGATATGTGAACAAAAACTTAAACAtgtctttattttattaaaacggAACACCACCGTGGTGGTTTTAAGCCCATACAAAATAGCTATAAAATTATGTTTTCAACCATTAGGGATTAGAAGTAATCTATCCCTTGTACCACGTCAATGATTGAGgctatttctctttttctttttcttgaactgTCGTCTTCATTCGTACTTCAACCTAGAAAAGGCGTTGCATAACTTAAACTGCAATGAAGAGAAACTACACCTAATTTGAGTCATCCAATAAGTTAGAAACTTGCTTAGTTGAAGCCTAATCAATAGGTTCTTCCCCCGTGAAAAATAAATACGCTGGTTGAAGCTGAATGGAAAAAGTCAAATATTGTAATAAGAAAAATTGTTGTTAACCATCACCATCAAGTCGTCTTGCATAGCATATATGCAATATGGAGATAGCAAAGCGCACAGCCATCGGGCATATTTCTGGTATGTGCATGCCTTGTTGAAACagtttgattaatttgtttgaGACTGTCAAGGCTAAAAGGCTAAAGAACAGCCATTATTGGCCTAGATATGTGCAAAACTAAAAGGTCAATAAAAAAGATAGACTAATAATTAGGGTAAGCTTACCATACAAGTTCATTTTCGATGACGCGGTTGTACCTGCACTGCAGGAAATTTTCCAGAAAAAACTAAGTGGGAGTGGGGTAGTCATAAGTCATGACGCGGCGTCAATGAGTCTTTGAGTTGGAGTCTTTGAGTTGGACCCACAACAGTTTCTTTCAACACAAGTTAATCTTCACGGAAAACTTCCTAGGAATCGTAAAGATTCCGTGATCTCATCTggtcattgtacatcgtgcggtcagaattattttaaaatttaaaattaaatatgaatagtacttaacgaaaactgaccgcacgatgtacgatgaacggatgagATCACAAGATTCCTAAAAAAAGGATCCGCCGAGAATCCTTCTCCAATCTTCACACCAAACTACTGCTGACATCAGTTCTATTAATTTATAGCTATAAAAGTACTGCATGAACGTAATATTATTGTCTCTGGCAAATTTGGCCTTGGCTCTTGCAGATCGCCGAGTATCGGTATAAGTCTGGGCAAAGACTCGAGCAAAATGAAGGTCTATAGATTAATCATCACCGTCACTTAATTTAAAGAAGAGTTTCTTcctataatatataaattacatttatagctatatatatacataaattaTATCTCAGCGGCCTTCCCTCCCCCAATTACATAACCCAAtcgatttgtttttgttttttgcagaAGATTGTGATGAAGGTATCGATGAATTGCCGGAAATGCCAAACGAAGGCGCTCAAAATTGCTGCTACAGTAGAAGGTATTTATGTTTGCTCCGGCAGCCATCACTTTCATTTACtgattatattaattatatgcGGTTTTACTAAATTAGCTGAAGAACATCCGGTTTCATAGGATATTAAATTGTGAAATTAATTAACTGAGGTTATATTAATTtatggagaaattaggttctcatgcTTCCTTTTGTTATTCCATTAATTAAAATCctattccttttcattttttgatcAAGGTTCTTGGGTATTACTAAcattattaattatttcaataataaaatatatttttatttctaaatataatcatttaatgttaaaaatgttacaattagtatatttatatttatgactaaattttttatcatatatttttagttttagtttgtacccatttttaatttgtaattctttttttaatttgtaccaattttcttttcagttttaatttgtacccatatattaatttctttttgtgccatattttttaaagtttattagTATTTGTacctatatattatttttatttgtactttttatttttgctaaatgtacccatgcgaATTATATGTACCtattcatgtaaaactttttactttgttatatgtaaaatgtacccttttttttatatataaaatctattcaatttttttttaatccatttttaaacttatatggttacattcttttttctttgattttaaaatgtatccatgtcaagtttaatcgaagaaatttactaatgttattaagcctaatatcttttattttattttatttttttattttgaagaatgtactcATGTTTTGATaccataatttttttggttaattttgatgaatgtacccatttttatacatatataaacacacacaatagtatatttatattttaatatttttaatcccgcaaattatggttttttatttaaaatctcatttatataaacaactaaaatttctaatttttaatttaaaaaatatagtaatgtacatagaaataaattatcacattgatTTCAGGGatcttgataaaaaattaaaaaccaacaaggtttcaatcaaagaatatttaTAGCtaaggaccgcatccaaagtcttcCTTAATTTATTGTGATTAATAATACTATTATTGACATGACATGGGATTGATCATGGATACATGCAATATGCAGGTGTGAGTTCTGTGGCGTTGGGAGAGGAAAATGACAGAGTGGTGGTGATTGGGGACAGAGTGGACGCCTTTAAGTTGGCCAAGAACTTACGGAAGAAATTCAAGGCCGCCGACATTCTCACCGTCGCAGAAGTCAAGTGAATAAGTGATCATCCAAGATTGCCTACCTAGGACGTCCTATCTCGCTGCAAATTAATTAAGCTACCTGATGATGATCAATTAATATCCATATACATTATAAATTACTcgttaatttaattaagtaCTTCATACATGTGGTATGACACTGAGATGTATTTTATGTGCGATTGAGATTCtatatattaattaaacatgtttaactAGATATCATGAttgaaatatattttatatgcgATTAAAAATCTAAGATGTATTTGGCAGGCGGTGTTATTGAATTGAACCTTACAAGGGAGAAGATGATGAGTAGTGAGTACTAGTTTATTATGGAAAGTTGAAAATTCCCAGCCTTGTCCTTGTTTTGGAGAATGTGGGGTCTTCTACTTAAGACTAAAATAATACATAATTCATTTGGTTCAGTCTTCACTTTGTTAAGGAGCTCTTGAATTCAAATATTATGAACGACAAATgttaataaaaagaatgacttaACTCGATACAAGtaattcaaaattgaaatttcataaAAGATAAAAGGTAGTTGGACTGTAACTAAATTTGAACAAGAATATGATCACAACCACAATTACTTTTTGGTAAACGGCTAATTAAGGGCTTATTTGGAGgtgcttttaaaattattgaaaatgtttttgatgtAATTAATTTTGGATTCTAAAAGCACATAAGTGCTTTTTGAAAGAAACATCAGATATGTTCTTCTGCATAAAGTACTTAATGTAAGATCCCGCATGGGAGTAGAttatgtaagccttatatgtatattctcatctttacctagcacaaagctttttaggagctcactggcttcggattccatagaaactccgaagttaagtgagtccgcgcgagagcaatcccatgattaGGTGATGGGTGACCTAATGGAAAGTTCTTGTGTAAAGTCGAGCCAAGcttgtggtgggggctcgggccgagatgtgacacttaaagtgtttttttcaAGATCCACTTAGATTTTTACTAatgattggttttaaaaacattttcatcaaaaccgttttcagtcattttagaAGCACTTTCAGATGAGTCGTGATCTCGATCACTCTTCATCCAAACAAGATGACGTGACTGATGATGATCTTTTCCTCGTTTTCagacttttctttttctagttgGTCGGACGCAGAGCTCACCAACAGCACTACATcacgactctctctctctccaagtCTCTCCCACAGATCCCCTTCAAGCCTTCAAGGTAACAATTTAATCTAAGTTTTCATTTAGTTTGCTCTGTTTTCAATTTTCGCATACAAAGCTGCTGAATTTTCCtttaaaagttttaattttgttattctGCTGCCTTTGCAATTCATATTTCCTTTTGCTTCTGCTGGATTAATTCATATTGTCTTCGTTTTAATTGCTAGTTTGATGATTGATTATTACTCttaagttttcttgttcttctctTAATTTGATGCATTTGGTGGTTGTGAATTTTTGAATCACACTGCAGTGGAAAACAATGAATTTGGGGTGGTTGGGGAAAACAGTCTAGAGAACTTTCCAAAAACAGTAATCCATTTAGTAAGAATCTAAAAAATGTCGAATTGATTATCGGTTAACTACCCAGAAAAAAAGATTGTCCATTTAGTTTCATCCAACTAACTGCCCATTACTCAGATTTTAGCGAAAATTTTCGTGTCAGTTGTAATCAAGGGTTTGAAATTTCTAGGTGTATCTGGTTCTAGCTGAATTGCAGATAATGATGTAAAGTTTCTTTAAACAGAAATCTTTTCAATCCATTCAGGTTTCCTTTGATTTCGAATCCAATCCCGCGGGTTTGTTTGCGTGTGGCTGTATGAAGCTTCAATATTTGCATTATCATCTTAATGTACACAACGTTTCTTAGGTGTGCTACTTCAACAATTGGATAAAATCTTAGATGTGCCAATTTCTGCAGGTATTCATTCTTCAGCACGCAATCAAATGGCTCGATCTGCACTAGACGAGACCTCACTATCAGGTGCATTTGTGAGAACTGCTTCTGTATTTCGTAACTTCATTTCGCGGGACCCGAATTCTCAATTTCCGGCAGAAGCTGGAAGATATCATCTGTATGTATCATATGCTTGCCCTTGGGCTTCCAGGTGCCTTGCATACTTGAGCATAAAAGGACTCGATAAAGCCATCAGCTTTACGGTATAGTACTGTATATTAAATCGTTACTTACTAGATTCACTTTCTAAGTGCCAAATTAATCTTAtctgtttgtttgattgtttgctTGTTTTGCGTCACTTAGTCAGTCAAACCGATATGGGAAAGGACAAAAGAAAGTGATGAACATATGGGTTGGGTTTTTCCTGCTTCCGAAACAGAGCTAGCGGGAGCTGAACCTGACCCTTTGAATGGAGCAAAAAGCATTAGAGAACTTTACGAGCTTGCAAGCACACAGTATACTGGAAAGTACACAGTTCCAGTATGTTCACTCATATTAagtggccttttttttttttttcgttgacTATCTGATACCAAATGACTGATCATTTTACTTTTGGTAGGTTCTATGGgataaaaaactcaaaacaattGTGAGTAATGAGAGCGGGGAGATTATTCGCATGTTCAATACTGAATTCAACGATATAGCTGAAAATGCGTCTTTGGACTTATATCCTCCTCACTTGCAATCCCAAATTGATCAGACAAATGAGTGGATATATGACAAGATAAACAACGGTGTCTATAAATGCGGGTTTGCAAGGAAGCAAGAGCCTTATGATGAGGTATGTTTTTGAAGCTGTAATTAGTTTCGACTGTGTAGGTTCTGGAGTTTACGTTCTcttcaaggaccatttgtgctatctcaaaCACATTGGTTAATCTTTCTCTTCCACTTTCTCAGGCTGTGAAACAATTGTATGAAGCTTTGGATAAATGTGAGGAGATACTTAGCAAGCAACGATACCTGTGCGGGAACACATTGTCTGAAGCAGATATTCGGTTGTTTGTCACTCTTATAAGATTCGACGAGGTACTGTTTTTTGACTCTTCAAGCAAGATTTGTTTTTTGTCAGAAAATTCCGCCTATTTAATGTTTTTCGATCTATAATATGAAGAGAACCAAGAGCCATGctagtttttttttgtcattgatgACAGGTTTACGTAGTCCACTTCAAGTGCAACAAGAAAGTACTACGAGAATACCCGAATTTGTTCAACTACACCAAAGACATTTTCCAGGTTCCGGGGATGAGCAGCACAGTCAACATGGATCACATAAAGCGGCACTACTACGGAAGCCATCCGTCTATCAATCCATTCGGAATAATTCCTAGCGGGCCAGATATCGACTACTCTTCTCCTCACGACAGAAACAGGTTTTCGACGTAGGTTTTACACACTACCGATCATAAATCGAACGACGTATAATTTGCGAATTGAGTTTGTGCGTCTTTGTTGTGTCTGTAAAGCTCGTTTATCAGACCGTCTATCGTCGTGTAACATGTTATGTTATTAAACTATTACTCAGATCTTTGAGATCAGCTGGTGCTTTGAAAGAGTGTTGTTTATCATGCGATGGCCACGAGTGATAAGTCCATGTAATCACTTAGTTAATAATCCTCTCCTAAGTTGATGACGTCCGCGTTTCAAACTGATCATGCAACACTGAAAATTTAAGGTTTGGAATACTATCACCTTAAATGATTCCCTTTCGTATAATTCTTCTGGTATTATTAACTTCTCTGATTTATAACTTTTCCCCTTTTAAGTAAAAAAACAAGACGAGACTGGTAGCAAAAATATGTTGATTGTATCGTCATTAGAAAAGTTCGATGTGAAGAACGTCTTCCTTCAAAACGGCGCACACAAAAAAAAGGCTTAATCCAAGAAaatggaagaggatcctctcctgagcatagGATGGGGATCTTCCTGATCACGAAATTCAAGCCattcaattttaattcaacggttgaaattattataattttttaggggactttctgtttagaaccgttggattaaaattgaacGGTCCGGATTTCGTGGtcagaggatcctcatcctgaactcaagagaggatcctcatcccaaGAAAATTACGTATTTTCTCTTTTTAGCATTCTAATTACAAACCAataattacttaaatattattGTATTGATCAACATTTGAGCTGAGGCGGTGTTGGTGCGATGAGAGGCAGACCGAGAGCGACAACTGAGCCTCTTGGCACTGACTCCACTTCAGCCCTGTTCCGCCACTCCCGCACAGGCTCCGAACCGCTTCCCACTCGTCCTCGCATGCCACCGACACGAAGCACTCTTCAAATCCTCTGTTCAGGTGTCGGCACTCCGCCTTCCGACCCTGACCTGGCCCGATCCGCTTGTGGAAATCCGATAACGCGCTCTGCAGCCCATCGCACTCGCTCAATTGCGTCGTCGTTCTCGGCAGCTGCGGTTCTGACATCGTTTGTTAAATTCGTTTTTCGCTCGTCTTCTCctgttaggccatctccaaccaatgaCTGGCTCGTTTTAGTCATGGCCCTCTAAGATTCtacaagatattaatattttaataaacagtacaGGGTTATATTTGCgtccgtctccaactgagggtcaatgggccagagggctcgttttaaccCTGTCATAAAAAACCGTCTTCAACTGAAGGCCAAatggccatagggccaaacataatttattatttaaaaactacaacttaaatgttgttgaatgtttttttttatgttgtatatttatgttgtataatttttatattggttaatgttattaatattgtttaatgttgtttcatgttacttaatttaatttaatgttgtatgaTGGCTTAGgaggttataaaaaaaatatgaaacaaattttgtgaaatagaagttataggaagaaatgaaatttaaaaaaaaaatgaaacaaatttgtaaaataaaagttataggaaaaaaatagaatttaaaaaaaattatatgaaaaatagaagttataggaaaatttttgtaaataaaaaaataaaaacttttaaaaaaaatattcaaagaattcctgtcggttataatcgacaggaatacatttgtattatttagtataaatgtattactgtcggttataaccgacaggaaatctaacataagcaaaaaaaaaaaaaaatggccagGCCCGGACTAGCTGGCTGGCTGGATGCAGCCAGCCCTcgagccctctagccctctccgaTTTTGTGGGGCCCTCTCATATTCcagagccctctggcctagcccttggttggagacgattttcggactattttcgaccctctgactctttggacccttcggttggagatagccttATGCCTCCTACGTTTTGAGCTGAGCTTACGGAAATCATGCCACGTCAGCAATTCGAATGGTGAATTTGGCCCAGTGGGCTGTTTGTTTTAATCTCTTCCAAGTTGTGTTTGGGCCGAACTGGAAACAAAACCCAATTTACAAACAGAATTATTAGCAACCTTTTGTACTAaactttgcatttggacttttttattttttcttaaacaaTACGTGTTATTTTCTTACATTTTCCTTGGTAATTCTTAACCAAAAACATTAAacgttttgtttttataataaaaaatgatacgtgtcattttttttattaatgatattatttacattaagagag
This region includes:
- the LOC137730174 gene encoding heavy metal-associated isoprenylated plant protein 47-like, producing the protein MKKIVMKVSMNCRKCQTKALKIAATVEGVSSVALGEENDRVVVIGDRVDAFKLAKNLRKKFKAADILTVAEVK
- the LOC137729501 gene encoding uncharacterized protein, with amino-acid sequence MMIFSSFSDFSFSSWSDAELTNSTTSRLSLSPSLSHRSPSSLQGIHSSARNQMARSALDETSLSGAFVRTASVFRNFISRDPNSQFPAEAGRYHLYVSYACPWASRCLAYLSIKGLDKAISFTSVKPIWERTKESDEHMGWVFPASETELAGAEPDPLNGAKSIRELYELASTQYTGKYTVPVLWDKKLKTIVSNESGEIIRMFNTEFNDIAENASLDLYPPHLQSQIDQTNEWIYDKINNGVYKCGFARKQEPYDEAVKQLYEALDKCEEILSKQRYLCGNTLSEADIRLFVTLIRFDEVYVVHFKCNKKVLREYPNLFNYTKDIFQVPGMSSTVNMDHIKRHYYGSHPSINPFGIIPSGPDIDYSSPHDRNRFST